Sequence from the Malaciobacter pacificus genome:
TCAAGATTATTTGTAAAGTTATAGTTTAACTTGAAATCAGCTACCGTGTAATTACTGTTTACATTTATTCTATTTTCATCTGTCCCATAATATTTTTGGTATCTTTTAATATTGAAATATGTATCTAATTTATTATGAGAATACATTAAATTTAGTTTTATAGTATCTTTTGCACTTCCCGTTAATCTATCACCTGATGTTTTGTCTTTTGTATTTAAATGTTCCCATCCAAAACCAATATTTAATGATTTATTTAGATTATATTTAGATGACAATTCAATACCTTCTATACTTGCTCTATCAATATTTTCATAAGAAGTATAATTTATTCTAGTAATTGGATTATAAGTTACAGTATATGAGTTTATAAGATTTTTTAATTTAGAATTATGATAAATTATCTCTAAATCAAAATTATTTTTAACATAACCAACTGCAAATTCATAAGTTTTTGATTCTTCAGGTTCTAAATTTTCATTTCCAGAAATATCATAAGTAATAGGTCCTGCAGATCTTGTGAAATGGCTATACATATTAGTAAAACTTGGAGCTTTAAATGACGTACCATAACTTGTTCTAAATTTAAAATCAGATAATTTATACATTAAAGAGACTTTTGGATTTAGTGTATCACCAAAATCACTAAAGTTATCATATCTAACACCAACATTTGAAACTAAATTTTCAGTAAAATTATACTCATTTTGAAAAAGTAAATTTATATTATCTCTTTATGCTTTTTTTGTATACATTGAAACATCAATTTTGTCATTTTTATAGCCAGCACCAATAATATTAGTACTATTATCACTTGTATAATGTCTAAAATAATTATTAAGTTCTAATTGTTTATAATCAGTAGTTTCACTACCACTTCCTCTATTTACATCTGTGTCGCTATATCCATAAGCTAAATTAGAATCAAAAATAAACTCTTCACCAATATAATTGTATTGAGTAGTTAGTTGGTATCTATTCTCTTTTTCATAAGTTGTTACATTAGCGTAATTTTTACCATCATCATTTTGTTTTGAATATTCTAATCTTGTATTTAAAGTATTACTTTCATTCAATTTTATACTATTGCCATAACTTAAAAAAATTCTAGATTCATTTTTTAAATCAGTTGCAATTTCTGTTTTATTTTCTCTAAAGTCTTCTTTTTTTCTAATTTCAATACCATAGTTATGTGAAATATTATCTGTTTTTTTATTCCCATATATTTTTGCAATATAACTATTTCTTTCATGATTTTGTGCCATTCCTGTTATAAGTGAAGCTTTTAAACTATCTTTTACAGAATTTTTCTTAGTGATAATATTTATAACCCCCGCTATACCATCAGCTCCATATAAAGCAGACATAGGACCTCTTACAATTTCAATTCTTTCAATGTCTGAAAGTTGTACTGAGGTTAAATCAAAAGAACCATATTTCCCAGTTCTTCTCATACCATCAATTAATAATAAAGTATGAGAACTATTAAACCCTCTTAAACTTATACTTGAAGTACTTCCTGCATTTTTTACATCAACTCCTAAAGCATTATCTAATAATTGGGGAACAGTTTGAGCATTTGTTTTTTTAATAAAAGTATCATCAAATACTTCTATACTTGCTTGGACATCATCAATATTAGTTTCTTGTCCTAAAGAAGTTGTTGTAACATTTATAGCTTCAAGCTCAACAGCTTGTAAACTATTTACAGCAAATAATAAAGATGCAACGGTAAGTGATTTTTTTAGAATAGTCATTTCCTCTCCATGTGATAAATATATACACCATGTTTATATTAAAAAAAGGAAACTTCTTGTAAAATTTACATGGTGTTGATTCGCCAGTTCTCTATTTTTTAGTCGCCAAACTTTTAGGATAGAGAACTTATATTTTATGAATGAGTATTCTATTAGTATTTTGTTAATTAACTGTTAATTTATTTATGGATTATAGATTTTATATTAAGGTTAAATTGATTTCCATCTTCTAAAGTATCAATTGTAATTAGAATTTTATTTTTATCACAATACTCTTTTACCATAGAAAGTCCTAAACCAAAACCATCTTTAGAAGAGTCTTCTTGAAAATATTTATCAAAAACGATGAAAAGATTTTTTGTATCAATATTTATACCTTTATTAAAAATTGACAATGTATTATTTTTATAATTAATTATTATTAAAGGATCTTCTTTTTTATTATATTTAATTGCATTAGAAATAAGATTATCTATAGTTTTTTCAAAACCATTTAAATCAGATTTTAAAAGTATGTGTGGAATACTAGTTTTAATAAGCGTATCTTTTTTAATATCATCGAATTTATTAATCGAATTATTTACAACTTCATCTAAATAAAACTCTTGGTTTTCAATTTTATCTATCTCTTTTTTTATTGAATATTCCATACTTTCATATAATTTTAGTAAATTTGAACTAGCCTGTTCGATTCTTTTTAATCTTTTTAAACTCTTTTCATCACTAAGGGCTTTTTGAAGCATTTGAGTATTCATTTTTATAGTTGATACTGGTATATTTAATTCATGTATTGTTTCTTTTAGACTTTGTTGAAGTTTTTCATCACTTTTGAATAAGGGTCTTAAAATAGAGTTTGTAAAACTTAGAAATATTCCTAAACCTAAAATTACTAGTGGCATAATTACATAGATAAAATTTTCTTGATTTAATCCAAATCTTGCTATAAATACATAATTTATGTATAGAATAATAATTAGTGTAAAGGTAAAAATAATAGAAATAGAGATTAAGAACTCTCTTTTTTTAGAATTCAACTTTATATCCTATTCCTTTTATATTCAAAAGACAATCTTTACCTAAGATTTTCTTTATATGATTAATATAAACTCTAATAGAACCTTCACTATACTCTTCTTGAGTAGCCCAAAGTTTTGAAATAATCATATCTTTAGTTACTATTTCTCCCCTATTTTCAATAAATAATTCAATTAGTTCTAATACCTTAACTGGCAAATTTAAATCAATACCATTATTTAAAACTCTTTTTGAATTGGGTTCAAATGTTAGATTATTTGGGAGAGATATACAATCAAACTGTTTTTTATTTCTCTTTAGTAAAGCTTTTATTCTAAGTAATAATTCATCTAAATCAACAGGTTTTTTTAAATAATCATCACACCCTTTTAAAAATGCATCATGTAATGTATCTTTATCCTTATATGAAGTTAAAAAAATTGTTGGCGTCTCATCACTAGAATCTCTAAGTTGTTTTAACAAGTCTAAACCATTTATTTTTGGTACATTTATATCAAAAATATATAAGTCATAATTGTTAGTGTAGTTTAAAGTTAAACACTCTTCACCATCATTTGCAACATCAACATTAAAACCTTCATCATCTAAAAAGTCTTCAATAGTTGAAGCAAAAAGTTCATCATCTTCTAAAAGTAATATTTTATACAAGCTTTAATCCCATTTATTAGTTAATTTATTATAATATTTAATAGTTAAAAAAATGTTAATTGGAATTCTTTATGGCTAAAAAACTGTTTATTATACTTTTGCTTTTGATTTTAGGCTTTTTTGTAATCTCACAAGAGAATATAAAAATAATACTTTCAGGTATTGCAATATTTTTGATTGGTATGCATTTTATGGAAGATGGCTTTAAACAATTTTCAGGTGGAACTTTAGAAGAAGTGCTTGAAAGATTTACAAGTAATAAATATAAATCATTATTAACTGGTTTTATTTCAACATCCATTGTTCAAAGTTCATCTTTAATATCTGTAATTATCATATCATTTTTATCTGTTGGATTAATATCTTTAACTCAAGCTGTTGCTGTTGTTTTTGGGTCAAACTTAGGAAGTACAACAACTGCATGGATTGTCTCTTCATTTGGATTAAATATTAAAATTTCACTATATGCAATGCCTTTAATTATATTTGGTGTAATTTTTAGATTTTCAAAAAACAGTACATATTTAGGAATAGGAAATGTGTTTTTAGGGTTAGGTTTTATATTCCTTGGTATTTCGTATATGAAAGAAGGATTTGATACATTAAAAGATTCTATTGATTTAGCTGCTTATAGTGTTGATGGTTTTATTGGATTAATGTTATTTATAATTATTGGTATGATTATGACTATTGTTATTCAATCAAGTAGTGCTGCTATGGCTATTGTTATTACAGCTCTTGCAGGCGGTAATATTTTATATCTTGATGCTTTAGCTTTAGCAATAGGAGCAAACATTGGTACTACTGTAACTGCTGTGATGGGAGCATTAACATCAAACCAAAATGGTAAGAGATTAGCTTTTGTACACTTTATATTTAATGGGATAACAGGTCTTCTAGCCCTTGTTTTAATTTATCAATTAAAAGATTTAGTTGATATTATTTCTCTATTTATAGGTATTGATGATGAAAATTACAGTATGAAATTAGCACTATTTCATACTATCTTTAATCTTCTAGGAATAGTAGTTTTATTTCCATTTATAGCCTTAATTGTAAAACTATCTGAAAAAATTATAAATGATGATAAAATGAGAAAAGAGTCA
This genomic interval carries:
- a CDS encoding TonB-dependent receptor domain-containing protein, which encodes MNLLFQNEYNFTENLVSNVGVRYDNFSDFGDTLNPKVSLMYKLSDFKFRTSYGTSFKAPSFTNMYSHFTRSAGPITYDISGNENLEPEESKTYEFAVGYVKNNFDLEIIYHNSKLKNLINSYTVTYNPITRINYTSYENIDRASIEGIELSSKYNLNKSLNIGFGWEHLNTKDKTSGDRLTGSAKDTIKLNLMYSHNKLDTYFNIKRYQKYYGTDENRINVNSNYTVADFKLNYNFTNNLDLFFGIDNIFNKLIPYNMTSRGTPNDPGQRYYYTGIEYTF
- a CDS encoding TonB-dependent receptor plug domain-containing protein; its protein translation is MTILKKSLTVASLLFAVNSLQAVELEAINVTTTSLGQETNIDDVQASIEVFDDTFIKKTNAQTVPQLLDNALGVDVKNAGSTSSISLRGFNSSHTLLLIDGMRRTGKYGSFDLTSVQLSDIERIEIVRGPMSALYGADGIAGVINIITKKNSVKDSLKASLITGMAQNHERNSYIAKIYGNKKTDNISHNYGIEIRKKEDFRENKTEIATDLKNESRIFLSYGNSIKLNESNTLNTRLEYSKQNDDGKNYANVTTYEKENRYQLTTQYNYIGEEFIFDSNLAYGYSDTDVNRGSGSETTDYKQLELNNYFRHYTSDNSTNIIGAGYKNDKIDVSMYTKKA
- a CDS encoding sensor histidine kinase, whose amino-acid sequence is MNSKKREFLISISIIFTFTLIIILYINYVFIARFGLNQENFIYVIMPLVILGLGIFLSFTNSILRPLFKSDEKLQQSLKETIHELNIPVSTIKMNTQMLQKALSDEKSLKRLKRIEQASSNLLKLYESMEYSIKKEIDKIENQEFYLDEVVNNSINKFDDIKKDTLIKTSIPHILLKSDLNGFEKTIDNLISNAIKYNKKEDPLIIINYKNNTLSIFNKGINIDTKNLFIVFDKYFQEDSSKDGFGLGLSMVKEYCDKNKILITIDTLEDGNQFNLNIKSIIHK
- a CDS encoding Na/Pi cotransporter family protein; translated protein: MAKKLFIILLLLILGFFVISQENIKIILSGIAIFLIGMHFMEDGFKQFSGGTLEEVLERFTSNKYKSLLTGFISTSIVQSSSLISVIIISFLSVGLISLTQAVAVVFGSNLGSTTTAWIVSSFGLNIKISLYAMPLIIFGVIFRFSKNSTYLGIGNVFLGLGFIFLGISYMKEGFDTLKDSIDLAAYSVDGFIGLMLFIIIGMIMTIVIQSSSAAMAIVITALAGGNILYLDALALAIGANIGTTVTAVMGALTSNQNGKRLAFVHFIFNGITGLLALVLIYQLKDLVDIISLFIGIDDENYSMKLALFHTIFNLLGIVVLFPFIALIVKLSEKIINDDKMRKESRPLYLDMANLKLPYNAMISIQKEVINLYDKAQKALLHALSIHTKDLVKREDIDKILKNKPSKIDTNLDEIYKNNLKELYSEIIEYSLLSQENMTKEQHEYVAQLKIASNVIVKILKDTRDIQKNMDLYLNSKNEFVKKEYLDIKGVIVNTIFSINQLKDSNHDEVEISTIIQMDKDKLQDFELMYSERIDNLIRSEKITSKMATSLINDSTTVFNICRNLYRIANILFIKDEKLRMLGDIDNETEKNI
- a CDS encoding response regulator transcription factor, which translates into the protein MYKILLLEDDELFASTIEDFLDDEGFNVDVANDGEECLTLNYTNNYDLYIFDINVPKINGLDLLKQLRDSSDETPTIFLTSYKDKDTLHDAFLKGCDDYLKKPVDLDELLLRIKALLKRNKKQFDCISLPNNLTFEPNSKRVLNNGIDLNLPVKVLELIELFIENRGEIVTKDMIISKLWATQEEYSEGSIRVYINHIKKILGKDCLLNIKGIGYKVEF